In a single window of the Rhopalosiphum padi isolate XX-2018 chromosome 1, ASM2088224v1, whole genome shotgun sequence genome:
- the LOC132932021 gene encoding alpha-tubulin N-acetyltransferase-like isoform X2, producing the protein MEFQFDLSNIARDQIIKIDNTLLPVGYQKEDPELQMIISNVLDKMGQASGIAQELKSPITSAEKLMRSDHILYLMTEQTSPGHFVVVGLLKMGWKKLYLFNKKGSRTEAMVYCLLDFYIHETRQRHGYGIKLMDYMLKDNQIQASQLAVDQPTNKLLQFLWKYFNLSKLVNQGNNFVIFEEFFENNDSADKETGSDRSSGYKSQPTFGRHGAARQQDCMANILYGAKPTETQNGNSNENANRVEYQQRENKQHKEEHHIEVQHQVVDEGDGHTSNHTHPKLDLKNFHTQL; encoded by the exons ATGGAATTTCAATTCGATTTGAGCAATATCGCCCGGGATCAGATCATCAAAATCGACAATACACTATTGCCAGTCGGCTACCAAAAAGAGGACCCAGA attGCAAATGATTATTTCTAATGTTTTGGATAAAATGGGGCAAGCTTCAGGAATTGCTCAAGAGTTAAAATCTCCAATTACTTCAGCTGAAAAACTCATGCGTTCAGatcatattctatatttaatgaCAGAACAAACTTCACCAGG acATTTTGTTGTCGTTGGTTTGTTGAAAATGGGATGGAAAAAgttgtatttgtttaataaaaaaggtTCAAGGACTGAAGCAATGGTCTACTGTTTActtgatttttatattcatgAAACCAGACAACGTCATGGATATGGAATAAAACTTATGGATTACatgttaaaa GATAATCAAATTCAAGCAAGCCAATTAGCTGTTGATCAACCTACAAATAAACTTTTACAATTCTtatggaaatattttaacttatctaAATTAGTTAATCAAGGaaacaattttgtaatttttgaagaattcttCGAAAATAatg actcGGCTGATAAGGAGACTGGTAGTGATCG atCAAGTGGATATAAAAGTCAACCAACATTTGGACGTCATGGTGCAGCTAGGCAACAAGATTGCATGGCAAAT attcTATATGGAGCAAAACCAACAGAAACTCAAAATGGAAATTCAAATGAAAATGCTAATag AGTGGAATATCAACAGCGAGAAAATAAACAGCATAAAGAAGAACATCATATTGAAGTGCAACATCAGGTTGTAGATGAAGGTGATGGACATACATCAAACCACACTCATCCAAAATTAGATCTCAAGAATTTTCATACTCAATTATG a
- the LOC132932021 gene encoding alpha-tubulin N-acetyltransferase-like isoform X3, protein MEFQFDLSNIARDQIIKIDNTLLPVGYQKEDPELQMIISNVLDKMGQASGIAQELKSPITSAEKLMRSDHILYLMTEQTSPGHFVVVGLLKMGWKKLYLFNKKGSRTEAMVYCLLDFYIHETRQRHGYGIKLMDYMLKDNQIQASQLAVDQPTNKLLQFLWKYFNLSKLVNQGNNFVIFEEFFENNDSADKETGSDRSSGYKSQPTFGRHGAARQQDCMANILYGAKPTETQNGNSNENANRVEYQQRENKQHKEEHHIEVQHQVVDEGDGHTSNHTHPKLDLKNFHTQL, encoded by the exons ATGGAATTTCAATTCGATTTGAGCAATATCGCCCGGGATCAGATCATCAAAATCGACAATACACTATTGCCAGTCGGCTACCAAAAAGAGGACCCAGA attGCAAATGATTATTTCTAATGTTTTGGATAAAATGGGGCAAGCTTCAGGAATTGCTCAAGAGTTAAAATCTCCAATTACTTCAGCTGAAAAACTCATGCGTTCAGatcatattctatatttaatgaCAGAACAAACTTCACCAGG acATTTTGTTGTCGTTGGTTTGTTGAAAATGGGATGGAAAAAgttgtatttgtttaataaaaaaggtTCAAGGACTGAAGCAATGGTCTACTGTTTActtgatttttatattcatgAAACCAGACAACGTCATGGATATGGAATAAAACTTATGGATTACatgttaaaa GATAATCAAATTCAAGCAAGCCAATTAGCTGTTGATCAACCTACAAATAAACTTTTACAATTCTtatggaaatattttaacttatctaAATTAGTTAATCAAGGaaacaattttgtaatttttgaagaattcttCGAAAATAatg actcGGCTGATAAGGAGACTGGTAGTGATCG atCAAGTGGATATAAAAGTCAACCAACATTTGGACGTCATGGTGCAGCTAGGCAACAAGATTGCATGGCAAAT attcTATATGGAGCAAAACCAACAGAAACTCAAAATGGAAATTCAAATGAAAATGCTAATag AGTGGAATATCAACAGCGAGAAAATAAACAGCATAAAGAAGAACATCATATTGAAGTGCAACATCAGGTTGTAGATGAAGGTGATGGACATACATCAAACCACACTCATCCAAAATTAGATCTCAAGAATTTTCATACTCAATTATG A
- the LOC132932021 gene encoding alpha-tubulin N-acetyltransferase-like isoform X1 — MEFQFDLSNIARDQIIKIDNTLLPVGYQKEDPELQMIISNVLDKMGQASGIAQELKSPITSAEKLMRSDHILYLMTEQTSPGHFVVVGLLKMGWKKLYLFNKKGSRTEAMVYCLLDFYIHETRQRHGYGIKLMDYMLKDNQIQASQLAVDQPTNKLLQFLWKYFNLSKLVNQGNNFVIFEEFFENNDSADKETGSDRSSGYKSQPTFGRHGAARQQDCMANILYGAKPTETQNGNSNENANRVEYQQRENKQHKEEHHIEVQHQVVDEGDGHTSNHTHPKLDLKNFHTQLW; from the exons ATGGAATTTCAATTCGATTTGAGCAATATCGCCCGGGATCAGATCATCAAAATCGACAATACACTATTGCCAGTCGGCTACCAAAAAGAGGACCCAGA attGCAAATGATTATTTCTAATGTTTTGGATAAAATGGGGCAAGCTTCAGGAATTGCTCAAGAGTTAAAATCTCCAATTACTTCAGCTGAAAAACTCATGCGTTCAGatcatattctatatttaatgaCAGAACAAACTTCACCAGG acATTTTGTTGTCGTTGGTTTGTTGAAAATGGGATGGAAAAAgttgtatttgtttaataaaaaaggtTCAAGGACTGAAGCAATGGTCTACTGTTTActtgatttttatattcatgAAACCAGACAACGTCATGGATATGGAATAAAACTTATGGATTACatgttaaaa GATAATCAAATTCAAGCAAGCCAATTAGCTGTTGATCAACCTACAAATAAACTTTTACAATTCTtatggaaatattttaacttatctaAATTAGTTAATCAAGGaaacaattttgtaatttttgaagaattcttCGAAAATAatg actcGGCTGATAAGGAGACTGGTAGTGATCG atCAAGTGGATATAAAAGTCAACCAACATTTGGACGTCATGGTGCAGCTAGGCAACAAGATTGCATGGCAAAT attcTATATGGAGCAAAACCAACAGAAACTCAAAATGGAAATTCAAATGAAAATGCTAATag AGTGGAATATCAACAGCGAGAAAATAAACAGCATAAAGAAGAACATCATATTGAAGTGCAACATCAGGTTGTAGATGAAGGTGATGGACATACATCAAACCACACTCATCCAAAATTAGATCTCAAGAATTTTCATACTCAATTATGGTAA
- the LOC132932022 gene encoding polyisoprenoid diphosphate/phosphate phosphohydrolase PLPP6, producing the protein MPQKRNVPAPMKGILDIDSKLTSVVCNTVSKFLPVRTFTTYYKGLEYSCHGIIWLACWLTFIWFVWSRPLFQMQVNFLIGLFIDIIAVAIIKAFVRRRRPVGNKNDQWVTIGPDVYSFPSGHVSRAFFILFYFFKLYPLNEFIVLFLCVWAVAVAFSRILLRRHHLLDVIAGSILGYFISLIVSLIWIDQSTAEYVVSYVSDDKLEGGEYHV; encoded by the exons atgcctcAAAAACGGAATGTACCGGCGCCGATGAAAGGTATTTTGGACATCGACTCAAAACTTACATCAGTCGTCTGTAATACAGTTTCCAAGTTTTTGCCTGTTCGTACTTTTACCACTTATTACAAAGGATTAGAG tattcatGTCATGGAATTATATGGCTCGCCTGTTGGTTGACTTTCATTTGGTTTGTTTGGTCAAGACCTTTGTTTCAAATGCAAGTCAACTTTCTTATTG gattatttattgatattattgcgGTTGCCATTATAAAAGCATTTGTTCGTCGCCGTCGACCTGTAGGCAACAAGAATGATCAATGGGTCACAATTGGCCCCGATGTCTACTCTTTTCCGTCAGGACATGTGTCAAGAGCATTtttcatattgttttatttttttaaattgtatccgttaaatgaatttatagtattgtttttatgtGTTTGGGCAGTAGCTGTGGCTTTTAGTCGAATACTTTTAAGACGCCATCATTTATTAGATGTCATTGCTGGCAGTATATTaggatattttatatcattaatagtATCTTTAATTTGGATTGACCAAAGTACAGCCGAGTATGTGGTTTCATATGTGTCAGATGATAAATTAGAAGGCGGAGAGTATCACgtataa